The proteins below are encoded in one region of Balaenoptera acutorostrata chromosome 11, mBalAcu1.1, whole genome shotgun sequence:
- the PRPH gene encoding peripherin isoform X2 yields the protein MSHPSGFRSGVSSTYYRRAFGPPPSLSPGAFSYSSSSRFSSSRLLGSASPGSSVRLGSFRSPRAGAGALLRLPSERLDFSMAEALNQEFLATRSNEKQELQELNDRFANFIEKVRFLEQQNAALRGELSQARGQEPARTDQLCQQELRELRRELELLGRERDRVQVERDGLAEDLAALKQRLEEETRKREDAEHSLVLFRKDVDDATLSRLELERKIESLMDEIEFLKKLHEEELRDLQMSVESQQVQQVEVEATVKPELTAALRDIRAQYESIAAKNLQEAEEWYKSKYADLSDAANRNHEALRQAKQEMNESRRQIQSLTCEVDGLRGTNEALLRQLRELEEQFALEAGGYQAGTARLEEELRQLKEEMARHLREYQELLNVKMALDIEIATYRKLLEGEESRISVPVHSFASLSIKTTVPEVEPPQESHSRKMVLIKTIETRNGEVVTESHKEQRSELDKSSTHSY from the exons ATGAGCCACCCGTCGGGCTTCCGGTCCGGCGTCAGTTCCACCTACTACCGCCGCGCCTTCGGGCCACCGCCCTCGCTGTCCCCGGGGGCCTTCTCCTACTCTTCCAGCTCCCGCTTCTCGAGCAGCCGCCTGCTGGGCTCGGCGTCCCCCGGCTCCTCCGTGCGCCTGGGCAGCTTCCGCAGTCCCCGGGCGGGCGCGGGCGCCCTCCTGCGCCTGCCCTCGGAGCGCCTCGACTTCTCCATGGCCGAGGCCCTCAACCAGGAGTTCCtggccacgcgcagcaacgagaAGCAGGAGCTGCAGGAGCTCAACGACCGCTTCGCCAACTTCATCGAGAAGGTGCGCTTCCTGGAGCAGCAGAACGCGGCCTTGCGCGGGGAGCTGAGCCAGGCCCGGGGCCAGGAGCCGGCGCGCACCGACCAGCTGTGCCAGCAGGAGCTGCGCGAGCTGCGGAGGGAGCTAGAGCTGCTGGGCCGCGAGCGCGACCGGGTGCAGGTGGAGCGCGACGGGCTGGCGGAGGACCTGGCGGCGCTCAAGCAGAG GTTGGAGGAGGAGACTCGCAAGCGCGAGGATGCGGAGCACAGCCTCGTGCTTTTCCGTAAG GACGTGGACGACGCCACCCTGTCCCGCCTGGAGCTAGAGCGCAAGATTGAGTCTCTGATGGATGAGATTGAGTTCCTCAAGAAGCTGCACGAGGAG GAGCTGAGAGACCTGCAGATGAGCGTGGAGAGCCAGCAGGTGCAGCAGGTCGAGGTGGAGGCGACCGTGAAGCCCGAGCTGACGGCGGCGCTGAGGGACATCCGTGCCCAGTACGAAAGCATCGCGGCGAAGAACCTGCAGGAAGCAGAAGAGTGGTACAAGTCCAAG TACGCGGACCTGTCCGACGCCGCCAACCGGAACCACGAGGCCCTGCGCCAGGCCAAGCAGGAGATGAACGAGTCGCGACGCCAGATCCAGAGCCTGACGTGCGAGGTGGACGGGCTTCGCGGCACG aacGAGGCGCTGCTCAGACAGCTGCGGGAGCTGGAGGAGCAGTTTGCCCTGGAAGCTGGCGGGTACCAGGCGGGCACCGCACGGCTCGAGGAGGAGCTGCGGCAGCTAAAGGAGGAGATGGCGCGACACCTGCGGGAGTACCAGGAGCTCCTCAACGTCAAGATGGCCCTGGACATCGAGATCGCCACCTACCGGAAGCTACTTGAGGGCGAGGAGAGCCG GATCTCCGTGCCAGTCCATTCCTTTGCATCCTTAAGTATAAAGACGACTG TGCCTGAGGTGGAGCCTCCCCAGGAGAGCCACAGCCGGAAGATGGTTCTGATCAAGACCATTGAGACCCGGAATGGGGAG GTGGTGACAGAGTCTCACAAGGAGCAGCGCAGTGAGCTGGACAAGTCTTCTACTCACAGCTACTGA
- the PRPH gene encoding peripherin isoform X3, whose protein sequence is MSHPSGFRSGVSSTYYRRAFGPPPSLSPGAFSYSSSSRFSSSRLLGSASPGSSVRLGSFRSPRAGAGALLRLPSERLDFSMAEALNQEFLATRSNEKQELQELNDRFANFIEKVRFLEQQNAALRGELSQARGQEPARTDQLCQQELRELRRELELLGRERDRVQVERDGLAEDLAALKQRLEEETRKREDAEHSLVLFRKELRDLQMSVESQQVQQVEVEATVKPELTAALRDIRAQYESIAAKNLQEAEEWYKSKYADLSDAANRNHEALRQAKQEMNESRRQIQSLTCEVDGLRGTNEALLRQLRELEEQFALEAGGYQAGTARLEEELRQLKEEMARHLREYQELLNVKMALDIEIATYRKLLEGEESRISVPVHSFASLSIKTTVPEVEPPQESHSRKMVLIKTIETRNGEQVVTESHKEQRSELDKSSTHSY, encoded by the exons ATGAGCCACCCGTCGGGCTTCCGGTCCGGCGTCAGTTCCACCTACTACCGCCGCGCCTTCGGGCCACCGCCCTCGCTGTCCCCGGGGGCCTTCTCCTACTCTTCCAGCTCCCGCTTCTCGAGCAGCCGCCTGCTGGGCTCGGCGTCCCCCGGCTCCTCCGTGCGCCTGGGCAGCTTCCGCAGTCCCCGGGCGGGCGCGGGCGCCCTCCTGCGCCTGCCCTCGGAGCGCCTCGACTTCTCCATGGCCGAGGCCCTCAACCAGGAGTTCCtggccacgcgcagcaacgagaAGCAGGAGCTGCAGGAGCTCAACGACCGCTTCGCCAACTTCATCGAGAAGGTGCGCTTCCTGGAGCAGCAGAACGCGGCCTTGCGCGGGGAGCTGAGCCAGGCCCGGGGCCAGGAGCCGGCGCGCACCGACCAGCTGTGCCAGCAGGAGCTGCGCGAGCTGCGGAGGGAGCTAGAGCTGCTGGGCCGCGAGCGCGACCGGGTGCAGGTGGAGCGCGACGGGCTGGCGGAGGACCTGGCGGCGCTCAAGCAGAG GTTGGAGGAGGAGACTCGCAAGCGCGAGGATGCGGAGCACAGCCTCGTGCTTTTCCGTAAG GAGCTGAGAGACCTGCAGATGAGCGTGGAGAGCCAGCAGGTGCAGCAGGTCGAGGTGGAGGCGACCGTGAAGCCCGAGCTGACGGCGGCGCTGAGGGACATCCGTGCCCAGTACGAAAGCATCGCGGCGAAGAACCTGCAGGAAGCAGAAGAGTGGTACAAGTCCAAG TACGCGGACCTGTCCGACGCCGCCAACCGGAACCACGAGGCCCTGCGCCAGGCCAAGCAGGAGATGAACGAGTCGCGACGCCAGATCCAGAGCCTGACGTGCGAGGTGGACGGGCTTCGCGGCACG aacGAGGCGCTGCTCAGACAGCTGCGGGAGCTGGAGGAGCAGTTTGCCCTGGAAGCTGGCGGGTACCAGGCGGGCACCGCACGGCTCGAGGAGGAGCTGCGGCAGCTAAAGGAGGAGATGGCGCGACACCTGCGGGAGTACCAGGAGCTCCTCAACGTCAAGATGGCCCTGGACATCGAGATCGCCACCTACCGGAAGCTACTTGAGGGCGAGGAGAGCCG GATCTCCGTGCCAGTCCATTCCTTTGCATCCTTAAGTATAAAGACGACTG TGCCTGAGGTGGAGCCTCCCCAGGAGAGCCACAGCCGGAAGATGGTTCTGATCAAGACCATTGAGACCCGGAATGGGGAG CAGGTGGTGACAGAGTCTCACAAGGAGCAGCGCAGTGAGCTGGACAAGTCTTCTACTCACAGCTACTGA
- the PRPH gene encoding peripherin isoform X1: protein MSHPSGFRSGVSSTYYRRAFGPPPSLSPGAFSYSSSSRFSSSRLLGSASPGSSVRLGSFRSPRAGAGALLRLPSERLDFSMAEALNQEFLATRSNEKQELQELNDRFANFIEKVRFLEQQNAALRGELSQARGQEPARTDQLCQQELRELRRELELLGRERDRVQVERDGLAEDLAALKQRLEEETRKREDAEHSLVLFRKDVDDATLSRLELERKIESLMDEIEFLKKLHEEELRDLQMSVESQQVQQVEVEATVKPELTAALRDIRAQYESIAAKNLQEAEEWYKSKYADLSDAANRNHEALRQAKQEMNESRRQIQSLTCEVDGLRGTNEALLRQLRELEEQFALEAGGYQAGTARLEEELRQLKEEMARHLREYQELLNVKMALDIEIATYRKLLEGEESRISVPVHSFASLSIKTTVPEVEPPQESHSRKMVLIKTIETRNGEQVVTESHKEQRSELDKSSTHSY, encoded by the exons ATGAGCCACCCGTCGGGCTTCCGGTCCGGCGTCAGTTCCACCTACTACCGCCGCGCCTTCGGGCCACCGCCCTCGCTGTCCCCGGGGGCCTTCTCCTACTCTTCCAGCTCCCGCTTCTCGAGCAGCCGCCTGCTGGGCTCGGCGTCCCCCGGCTCCTCCGTGCGCCTGGGCAGCTTCCGCAGTCCCCGGGCGGGCGCGGGCGCCCTCCTGCGCCTGCCCTCGGAGCGCCTCGACTTCTCCATGGCCGAGGCCCTCAACCAGGAGTTCCtggccacgcgcagcaacgagaAGCAGGAGCTGCAGGAGCTCAACGACCGCTTCGCCAACTTCATCGAGAAGGTGCGCTTCCTGGAGCAGCAGAACGCGGCCTTGCGCGGGGAGCTGAGCCAGGCCCGGGGCCAGGAGCCGGCGCGCACCGACCAGCTGTGCCAGCAGGAGCTGCGCGAGCTGCGGAGGGAGCTAGAGCTGCTGGGCCGCGAGCGCGACCGGGTGCAGGTGGAGCGCGACGGGCTGGCGGAGGACCTGGCGGCGCTCAAGCAGAG GTTGGAGGAGGAGACTCGCAAGCGCGAGGATGCGGAGCACAGCCTCGTGCTTTTCCGTAAG GACGTGGACGACGCCACCCTGTCCCGCCTGGAGCTAGAGCGCAAGATTGAGTCTCTGATGGATGAGATTGAGTTCCTCAAGAAGCTGCACGAGGAG GAGCTGAGAGACCTGCAGATGAGCGTGGAGAGCCAGCAGGTGCAGCAGGTCGAGGTGGAGGCGACCGTGAAGCCCGAGCTGACGGCGGCGCTGAGGGACATCCGTGCCCAGTACGAAAGCATCGCGGCGAAGAACCTGCAGGAAGCAGAAGAGTGGTACAAGTCCAAG TACGCGGACCTGTCCGACGCCGCCAACCGGAACCACGAGGCCCTGCGCCAGGCCAAGCAGGAGATGAACGAGTCGCGACGCCAGATCCAGAGCCTGACGTGCGAGGTGGACGGGCTTCGCGGCACG aacGAGGCGCTGCTCAGACAGCTGCGGGAGCTGGAGGAGCAGTTTGCCCTGGAAGCTGGCGGGTACCAGGCGGGCACCGCACGGCTCGAGGAGGAGCTGCGGCAGCTAAAGGAGGAGATGGCGCGACACCTGCGGGAGTACCAGGAGCTCCTCAACGTCAAGATGGCCCTGGACATCGAGATCGCCACCTACCGGAAGCTACTTGAGGGCGAGGAGAGCCG GATCTCCGTGCCAGTCCATTCCTTTGCATCCTTAAGTATAAAGACGACTG TGCCTGAGGTGGAGCCTCCCCAGGAGAGCCACAGCCGGAAGATGGTTCTGATCAAGACCATTGAGACCCGGAATGGGGAG CAGGTGGTGACAGAGTCTCACAAGGAGCAGCGCAGTGAGCTGGACAAGTCTTCTACTCACAGCTACTGA